One Chryseobacterium wanjuense genomic region harbors:
- a CDS encoding porin: protein MKKILTFIGLALISNSLYSQGSPDYGSGLKLNLNQQGDKYIRFILWDQFWVRNTEMNPGSMVGGEPTDNSWSLGNRRLRALAYAQISKRYMILAHFGINNQTFINGGGSGTSGTGGYGNGKKPQMFFHDAWNEYAVILPGEAGKFSLSLGAGLHYYMGLSRMTMASTLNFLTVDSPIFTWPLIDNSDQFARQLGMFAKGKYGKLEYRFSLNKPFATDLIPTNVTDPAKAVAVDNNGNPNFSKAGYVEYQFLDEESNLLPFKVGSYLGTKKVFNVGAGFYHQKDGTRTSVNSNIEKHDITLVAVDAFADIPLGNAKNKMAVSAYAGYYNYQFGPNYIRNLGIMNIAASDPNFIGEKAIAGAGNLQPTIGTGNIIYAQAGLLLPSQAEKPKIRIQPFAAYTHKNFEAFDKSSSQFDIGANWFIDGHHAKITTQYSTRPVYTNPMESPKSKGEFIVQFQIYL from the coding sequence ATGAAGAAAATTCTCACTTTTATTGGATTGGCTTTAATCAGCAATTCTTTATATTCTCAAGGCTCCCCTGATTATGGAAGTGGATTAAAATTAAACCTCAATCAACAGGGCGATAAATACATCAGATTCATTTTATGGGATCAGTTTTGGGTAAGAAATACTGAAATGAACCCCGGAAGTATGGTCGGCGGAGAACCAACCGACAATTCGTGGAGCTTAGGAAACAGGCGATTACGAGCTTTAGCCTATGCCCAGATTTCCAAAAGATATATGATTTTGGCTCATTTTGGAATTAACAATCAGACTTTTATCAATGGCGGCGGTTCCGGAACATCAGGAACGGGTGGTTATGGAAACGGTAAAAAGCCACAGATGTTTTTCCATGATGCCTGGAATGAGTACGCAGTTATTTTACCTGGAGAAGCAGGAAAATTCAGTTTATCTTTGGGAGCAGGACTGCATTATTACATGGGACTTTCCCGTATGACGATGGCTTCCACGCTCAACTTCCTTACCGTTGATTCCCCTATTTTCACCTGGCCTTTGATTGATAATTCTGACCAGTTCGCCAGACAACTCGGCATGTTCGCCAAAGGAAAGTATGGAAAACTAGAATATCGTTTTAGCTTAAATAAACCTTTCGCAACAGATTTAATTCCAACAAACGTCACAGACCCGGCAAAAGCTGTCGCCGTCGACAACAATGGAAATCCAAATTTTTCAAAAGCGGGATATGTAGAATATCAGTTTTTGGATGAAGAATCCAACTTATTACCTTTCAAAGTGGGCTCTTACTTAGGAACGAAAAAAGTTTTCAATGTGGGCGCCGGGTTTTACCATCAAAAAGACGGAACGAGAACTTCCGTGAATTCAAATATTGAAAAACATGACATCACGCTCGTTGCAGTCGATGCTTTTGCAGATATTCCTTTGGGAAATGCTAAAAATAAAATGGCAGTTTCAGCGTATGCAGGCTATTACAATTATCAATTCGGGCCCAATTACATCAGAAATTTAGGCATCATGAATATTGCTGCATCCGATCCAAATTTTATTGGTGAAAAAGCTATTGCCGGAGCAGGAAATCTACAACCAACGATCGGAACAGGTAATATTATCTACGCACAGGCCGGCTTGCTGTTGCCAAGTCAGGCAGAAAAACCGAAAATCAGAATTCAGCCTTTTGCAGCGTATACCCACAAAAATTTTGAAGCATTTGATAAGTCTTCATCGCAATTTGACATCGGCGCCAACTGGTTCATCGACGGTCATCATGCGAAAATCACCACACAATATTCTACAAGACCGGTGTATACAAACCCAATGGAAAGCCCGAAATCTAAAGGAGAATTTATTGTGCAGTTCCAGATTTATTTATAA
- a CDS encoding DUF6814 family protein, with amino-acid sequence MNGLKKILGILWIAIALVVGYFGITVMGIPKITSGKQEDLVFGIIILFVLMPIISGGLAVFGYYSLTGEYSDDNV; translated from the coding sequence ATGAACGGACTAAAAAAAATATTAGGTATACTTTGGATCGCCATCGCTCTGGTGGTAGGATACTTCGGAATTACGGTAATGGGAATTCCAAAAATTACCTCAGGAAAACAGGAGGATCTGGTATTCGGAATCATCATTCTGTTTGTCCTGATGCCGATTATCTCCGGCGGACTGGCAGTTTTCGGTTACTATTCGCTGACGGGAGAATATTCTGACGACAATGTTTAA
- a CDS encoding MFS transporter, whose protein sequence is MSENHHDAYENMTEKQKNRTIWSVITASSLGTLIEWYDFYIFGSLAVVLATKFFPADNPTAAFLSTLATFAAGFVVRPFGALFFGRLGDIIGRKYTFLVTLLIMGFSTFLIGCIPSYETIGFLAPVLVLILRLLQGLALGGEYGGAATYVAEYAQPHRRGYWTSWIQTTATAGLFISLIVILVTKTTLSAEEFDGWGWRVPFWISILMVGVSYVIRRNMKESPLFAKAKSEGKTSKNPLKESFGNKFNFKFVLLALFGAAMGQGVIWYTGQFYAMSFLQKVMNVESAQVDSLMATALFLGTPFFVFFGWLSDKIGRKAVMMTGMLIAILAYRPIYDSMFKSVNLESKTVAANGIIEKRTAKIHDKITTDSLVTFHKETLYTDGTLIKKDSVVHWSPSGPVMKDGKAEEPKVSKSIKLADNTKWYLVFLVFIQVLFVTMVYGPIAAFLVEMFPVRIRYTSMSLPYHIGNGVFGGLLPAVATYLVTTAKDAGNESWYLQGLWYPIGVATVCLVIGLFYLKNKNNNIHD, encoded by the coding sequence ATGAGCGAAAATCATCACGATGCCTACGAAAATATGACCGAAAAGCAGAAAAACCGCACGATTTGGAGCGTTATCACGGCATCCTCACTCGGCACATTGATAGAATGGTATGACTTCTACATTTTTGGAAGTTTAGCCGTCGTTTTAGCAACGAAATTTTTCCCGGCAGATAACCCGACCGCCGCATTTTTATCCACGCTTGCCACTTTTGCAGCCGGATTTGTGGTAAGACCTTTCGGAGCGCTATTTTTCGGAAGATTGGGAGATATCATCGGAAGAAAATATACTTTTTTAGTAACTTTATTAATCATGGGATTCTCGACATTTCTCATCGGATGTATCCCGAGCTATGAAACCATCGGGTTTTTAGCCCCTGTTTTAGTTTTAATTTTAAGATTATTACAAGGATTAGCCTTAGGAGGAGAATATGGTGGTGCCGCGACTTATGTTGCAGAATACGCACAACCCCACAGAAGAGGTTACTGGACTTCATGGATTCAGACGACTGCAACGGCCGGACTTTTCATTTCATTGATTGTCATTTTAGTAACCAAAACTACCCTTTCTGCAGAAGAATTCGACGGTTGGGGATGGAGAGTTCCTTTCTGGATTTCTATTTTAATGGTGGGAGTTTCTTACGTTATCAGAAGGAATATGAAAGAATCTCCGCTTTTTGCTAAGGCTAAAAGTGAAGGAAAAACCTCGAAAAACCCTTTAAAAGAAAGTTTCGGGAATAAATTTAATTTCAAATTTGTCTTACTTGCATTATTCGGAGCGGCGATGGGACAAGGAGTAATCTGGTACACCGGGCAATTCTACGCCATGAGTTTTCTACAAAAAGTAATGAATGTAGAATCTGCACAGGTCGATTCTTTGATGGCAACGGCGTTGTTTTTAGGAACTCCTTTTTTCGTTTTCTTCGGATGGCTTTCAGATAAAATCGGGCGAAAAGCTGTGATGATGACAGGAATGCTGATCGCTATTTTAGCGTACAGACCGATTTATGATTCCATGTTTAAAAGTGTAAATCTTGAAAGCAAAACCGTCGCAGCCAACGGAATTATAGAAAAAAGAACAGCAAAAATTCATGATAAAATTACAACTGACAGTTTGGTAACTTTCCATAAAGAAACGCTGTACACAGACGGAACTTTAATTAAAAAAGACAGCGTTGTACACTGGTCACCGAGCGGACCGGTAATGAAAGACGGAAAGGCGGAAGAACCGAAAGTTTCAAAAAGCATCAAATTAGCCGATAATACAAAATGGTATCTGGTGTTTCTGGTGTTCATTCAGGTATTATTCGTAACAATGGTTTACGGTCCGATTGCCGCATTTTTAGTGGAAATGTTCCCGGTGAGAATCCGCTATACATCGATGTCTCTGCCTTATCACATCGGAAACGGGGTTTTTGGAGGACTGCTTCCGGCCGTTGCCACTTATCTGGTGACAACTGCAAAAGATGCAGGCAATGAATCCTGGTATCTGCAGGGACTTTGGTATCCTATCGGAGTAGCCACCGTCTGTCTGGTCATCGGATTATTTTATCTTAAAAATAAGAACAATAATATTCATGATTAG